In one Euleptes europaea isolate rEulEur1 chromosome 12, rEulEur1.hap1, whole genome shotgun sequence genomic region, the following are encoded:
- the CEP57 gene encoding centrosomal protein of 57 kDa, which translates to MAVAGDPEPAGVLRRSHRSASFTDGLSAASFTEYPRHKPFINADLRRSPAKPVIAYPESNSRAIFSALKNLQEKIRRLELERIVAEESVKSLAKETSDYKKVLSEQLLEKEHSKLEVARKNEELAVQLAGAETRCSLLEKQLEYMRRMIERAEHEKTSVLRKQATLESESILDQSHMKSKLERLDVLEKEYARLTTMQSLAEKKMKELEEKLREEEHSRKRMQEKAAELQTGLETNRQLLKAKTQSVPALLPSKPKKTKKKAKKLVKSDSAMIHFHSQPHYRLQLGDVPFVAGKSTSPSHSVGANVQHVLHLMKHHSKALCNDRVVSEVPLSRHANKGQRSAESSVSSQGDLSEVLLTLQDELGQMSFDHQRLARLVQDAPTLVLREDLEQEREELVKRMEAKAEQISKIQRHRARLEKHRREGKPKRGCPQQPSRASEGKTAPAKAKDVGSKAKPGEKGKKSLLLLREMQSIQTSLQKDDINWDY; encoded by the exons ATGGCGGTGGCTGGGGATCCGGAGCCGGCG GGCGTTCTTCGTAGAAGTCACAGATCAGCATCATTCACAGACGGGCTTTCAGCGGCCTCATTCACAGAGTACCCCAGGCACAAGCCTTTCATTAACGCTGACTTGCGGCGGTCCCCTGCCAAGCCGGTAATTGCGTATCCGGAGAGTAACAGCAGAG CGATATTCTCTGCTCTGAAGAACCTTCAGGAGAAGATACGGCGGCTGGAGCTGGAACGGATTGTAGCCGAGGAGAGTGTGAAAAGCCTGGCTAAGGAAACCTCAGATTACAAGAAGGTGTTGAGTGAACAACTGCTGGAGAAAGAGCATTCGAAGCTGGAGGTGGCCAGGAAAAATGAAG AGTTGGCTGTTCAGCTGGCAGGGGCCGAAACTCGCTGCAGCCTGCTAGAGAAGCAGCTGGAATACATGCGGCGGATGATAGAACGTGCGGAACATGAAAAGACCAGCGTCTTGAGAAAGCAG GCCACGTTGGAGAGCGAGAGCATCCTTGATCAGTCACACATGAAATCGAAGCTGGAGAGGCTGGATGTGCTCGAGAAGGAATACGCCAGGCTGACTACGATGCAGTCCCTTGCAGAG AAAAAGATGAAAGAGCTGGAGGAGAAGCTCCGAGAGGAAGAACACTCACGGAAACGGATGCAGGAGAAAGCAGCCGAG ctgcagaCCGGATTGGAGACCAACAGACAGTTGCTGAAAGCGAAGACCCAGTCGGTGCCGGCGTTGCTACCCTCAAAGcccaagaagacaaagaagaaagcAAAGAAGCTGGTCAAG AGCGATTCTGCAATGATCCACTTCCACTCCCAGCCCCACTACAGGCTGCAGCTGGGCGACGTGCCGTTTGTGGCTGGAAAG TCCACTAGCCCCAGCCACTCCGTCGGGGCCAACGTTCAGCACGTCCTGCACCTCATGAAGCATCACTCGAAGGCCCTGTGCAACGACCGCGTGGTGAGCGAGGTCCCGTTGAGCAGGCACGCAAACAAAGGCCAGCGGTCCGCCGAGTCGTCCGTCTCCTCCCAGGGGGACCTTTCTGAGGTGCTGCTGACCTTGCAGGACGAACTCGGGCAGATGAGCTT TGATCACCAGCGGCTAGCAAGACTCGTCCAGGATGCTCCAACACTTGTCCTGCGGGAAGACCTGGAGCAGGAACGGGAAGAGTTGGTGAAAAGGATGGAGGCCAAGGCGGAACAAATCTCTAAAATTCAGCGGCATCGGGCCCGG CTGGAGAAACACAGGCGAGAAGGCAAACCCAAGCGCGGTTGCCCTCAACAGCCGAGCAGAGCCAGCGAAGGGAAAACGGCGCCGGCAAAGGCGAAAGACGTCGGCTCGAAAGCGAAGCCcggggagaaggggaagaagagccTTCTGCTGTTGAGGGAAATGCAAAGTATACAGACCTCCCTTCAGAAAGATGATATCAATTGGGACTACTGA